One genomic window of Cygnus olor isolate bCygOlo1 chromosome 3, bCygOlo1.pri.v2, whole genome shotgun sequence includes the following:
- the MAPRE3 gene encoding microtubule-associated protein RP/EB family member 3 isoform X1, whose product METQRWGMAVNVYSTSVTSENLSRHDMLAWVNDSLQLNYTKIEQLCSGAAYCQFMDMLFPGCVHLRKVKFQAKLEHEYIHNFKVLQAAFKKMGVDKIIAVERLVKGKFQDNFEFIQWFKKFFDANYDGKEYNPLLARQGQDVTPPPNPGDQIFNKSKKPIGTAVPQRTSPTGPKSTPNPARLSNVPSSILRKNSPAARNGGPEADAQILELNQQLMDLKLTVDGLEKERDFYFSKLRDIELICQEHENENSPIITGIVSVLYATEEGFAPPEDDELEEQQPEDQDEY is encoded by the exons ATGGAAACGCAGCG CTGGGGCATGGCCGTCAATGTGTACTCCACCTCGGTGACCAGCGAGAACCTGAGCCGCCACGACATGCTGGCCTGGGTCAACGACTCCCTGCAGCTCAACTACACCAAGATcgagcagctctgctcag gggccGCCTACTGCCAGTTCATGGACATGCTGTTCCCCGGCTGCGTCCACCTGCGGAAGGTGAAGTTCCAGGCCAAGCTGGAGCACGAGTACATCCACAACTTTAAGGTGCTGCAGGCCGCCTTCAAGAAGATGGGAGTGGACAAA ATCATCGCGGTGGAGAGGCTGGTGAAAGGCAAGTTCCAGGACAACTTCGAGTTCATCCAGTGGTTCAAGAAGTTCTTTGACGCCAACTACGACGGGAAGGAGTACAACCCGCTGCTGGCACGGCAGGGCCAGGACGTCACGCCCCCCCCAAACCCAGGTGATCAGATCTTCAACAAATCCAAGAAACCCATTGGCACTGCAG TCCCCCAGAGGACCTCCCCCACAGGCCCCAAGAGCACGCCTAACCCGGCCCGCCTCAGCAACGTCCCCAGCAGCATCCTCCGGAAAAACTCCCCCGCCGCCCGCAACGGGGGCCCCGAGGCCGACGCGCAGATCCTGGAGCTCAACCAGCAG CTGATGGATCTGAAGTTGACAGTGGACGGGCTGGAGAAGGAGCGGGATTTCTACTTCAGCAAACTGCGGGACATCGAGCTGATCTGCCAGGAGCACGAGAACGAAAACAGCCCCATCATCACGGGCATCGTCAGCGTCCTCTACGCCACGGAG GAGGGTTTCGCTCCGCCAGAGGACGAcgagctggaggagcagcagccagaggacCAGGATGAGTACTAG
- the MAPRE3 gene encoding microtubule-associated protein RP/EB family member 3 isoform X2, with protein MAVNVYSTSVTSENLSRHDMLAWVNDSLQLNYTKIEQLCSGAAYCQFMDMLFPGCVHLRKVKFQAKLEHEYIHNFKVLQAAFKKMGVDKIIAVERLVKGKFQDNFEFIQWFKKFFDANYDGKEYNPLLARQGQDVTPPPNPGDQIFNKSKKPIGTAVPQRTSPTGPKSTPNPARLSNVPSSILRKNSPAARNGGPEADAQILELNQQLMDLKLTVDGLEKERDFYFSKLRDIELICQEHENENSPIITGIVSVLYATEEGFAPPEDDELEEQQPEDQDEY; from the exons ATGGCCGTCAATGTGTACTCCACCTCGGTGACCAGCGAGAACCTGAGCCGCCACGACATGCTGGCCTGGGTCAACGACTCCCTGCAGCTCAACTACACCAAGATcgagcagctctgctcag gggccGCCTACTGCCAGTTCATGGACATGCTGTTCCCCGGCTGCGTCCACCTGCGGAAGGTGAAGTTCCAGGCCAAGCTGGAGCACGAGTACATCCACAACTTTAAGGTGCTGCAGGCCGCCTTCAAGAAGATGGGAGTGGACAAA ATCATCGCGGTGGAGAGGCTGGTGAAAGGCAAGTTCCAGGACAACTTCGAGTTCATCCAGTGGTTCAAGAAGTTCTTTGACGCCAACTACGACGGGAAGGAGTACAACCCGCTGCTGGCACGGCAGGGCCAGGACGTCACGCCCCCCCCAAACCCAGGTGATCAGATCTTCAACAAATCCAAGAAACCCATTGGCACTGCAG TCCCCCAGAGGACCTCCCCCACAGGCCCCAAGAGCACGCCTAACCCGGCCCGCCTCAGCAACGTCCCCAGCAGCATCCTCCGGAAAAACTCCCCCGCCGCCCGCAACGGGGGCCCCGAGGCCGACGCGCAGATCCTGGAGCTCAACCAGCAG CTGATGGATCTGAAGTTGACAGTGGACGGGCTGGAGAAGGAGCGGGATTTCTACTTCAGCAAACTGCGGGACATCGAGCTGATCTGCCAGGAGCACGAGAACGAAAACAGCCCCATCATCACGGGCATCGTCAGCGTCCTCTACGCCACGGAG GAGGGTTTCGCTCCGCCAGAGGACGAcgagctggaggagcagcagccagaggacCAGGATGAGTACTAG
- the MAPRE3 gene encoding microtubule-associated protein RP/EB family member 3 isoform X6, with protein sequence MAVNVYSTSVTSENLSRHDMLAWVNDSLQLNYTKIEQLCSGAAYCQFMDMLFPGCVHLRKVKFQAKLEHEYIHNFKVLQAAFKKMGVDKIIAVERLVKGKFQDNFEFIQWFKKFFDANYDGKEYNPLLARQGQDVTPPPNPVPQRTSPTGPKSTPNPARLSNVPSSILRKNSPAARNGGPEADAQILELNQQLMDLKLTVDGLEKERDFYFSKLRDIELICQEHENENSPIITGIVSVLYATEEGFAPPEDDELEEQQPEDQDEY encoded by the exons ATGGCCGTCAATGTGTACTCCACCTCGGTGACCAGCGAGAACCTGAGCCGCCACGACATGCTGGCCTGGGTCAACGACTCCCTGCAGCTCAACTACACCAAGATcgagcagctctgctcag gggccGCCTACTGCCAGTTCATGGACATGCTGTTCCCCGGCTGCGTCCACCTGCGGAAGGTGAAGTTCCAGGCCAAGCTGGAGCACGAGTACATCCACAACTTTAAGGTGCTGCAGGCCGCCTTCAAGAAGATGGGAGTGGACAAA ATCATCGCGGTGGAGAGGCTGGTGAAAGGCAAGTTCCAGGACAACTTCGAGTTCATCCAGTGGTTCAAGAAGTTCTTTGACGCCAACTACGACGGGAAGGAGTACAACCCGCTGCTGGCACGGCAGGGCCAGGACGTCACGCCCCCCCCAAACCCAG TCCCCCAGAGGACCTCCCCCACAGGCCCCAAGAGCACGCCTAACCCGGCCCGCCTCAGCAACGTCCCCAGCAGCATCCTCCGGAAAAACTCCCCCGCCGCCCGCAACGGGGGCCCCGAGGCCGACGCGCAGATCCTGGAGCTCAACCAGCAG CTGATGGATCTGAAGTTGACAGTGGACGGGCTGGAGAAGGAGCGGGATTTCTACTTCAGCAAACTGCGGGACATCGAGCTGATCTGCCAGGAGCACGAGAACGAAAACAGCCCCATCATCACGGGCATCGTCAGCGTCCTCTACGCCACGGAG GAGGGTTTCGCTCCGCCAGAGGACGAcgagctggaggagcagcagccagaggacCAGGATGAGTACTAG
- the MAPRE3 gene encoding microtubule-associated protein RP/EB family member 3 isoform X4: MAVNVYSTSVTSENLSRHDMLAWVNDSLQLNYTKIEQLCSGAAYCQFMDMLFPGCVHLRKVKFQAKLEHEYIHNFKVLQAAFKKMGVDKIIAVERLVKGKFQDNFEFIQWFKKFFDANYDGKEYNPLLARQGQDVTPPPNPGDQIFNKSKKPIGTAGPKSTPNPARLSNVPSSILRKNSPAARNGGPEADAQILELNQQLMDLKLTVDGLEKERDFYFSKLRDIELICQEHENENSPIITGIVSVLYATEEGFAPPEDDELEEQQPEDQDEY, translated from the exons ATGGCCGTCAATGTGTACTCCACCTCGGTGACCAGCGAGAACCTGAGCCGCCACGACATGCTGGCCTGGGTCAACGACTCCCTGCAGCTCAACTACACCAAGATcgagcagctctgctcag gggccGCCTACTGCCAGTTCATGGACATGCTGTTCCCCGGCTGCGTCCACCTGCGGAAGGTGAAGTTCCAGGCCAAGCTGGAGCACGAGTACATCCACAACTTTAAGGTGCTGCAGGCCGCCTTCAAGAAGATGGGAGTGGACAAA ATCATCGCGGTGGAGAGGCTGGTGAAAGGCAAGTTCCAGGACAACTTCGAGTTCATCCAGTGGTTCAAGAAGTTCTTTGACGCCAACTACGACGGGAAGGAGTACAACCCGCTGCTGGCACGGCAGGGCCAGGACGTCACGCCCCCCCCAAACCCAGGTGATCAGATCTTCAACAAATCCAAGAAACCCATTGGCACTGCAG GCCCCAAGAGCACGCCTAACCCGGCCCGCCTCAGCAACGTCCCCAGCAGCATCCTCCGGAAAAACTCCCCCGCCGCCCGCAACGGGGGCCCCGAGGCCGACGCGCAGATCCTGGAGCTCAACCAGCAG CTGATGGATCTGAAGTTGACAGTGGACGGGCTGGAGAAGGAGCGGGATTTCTACTTCAGCAAACTGCGGGACATCGAGCTGATCTGCCAGGAGCACGAGAACGAAAACAGCCCCATCATCACGGGCATCGTCAGCGTCCTCTACGCCACGGAG GAGGGTTTCGCTCCGCCAGAGGACGAcgagctggaggagcagcagccagaggacCAGGATGAGTACTAG
- the MAPRE3 gene encoding microtubule-associated protein RP/EB family member 3 isoform X7, with amino-acid sequence METQRWGMAVNVYSTSVTSENLSRHDMLAWVNDSLQLNYTKIEQLCSGAAYCQFMDMLFPGCVHLRKVKFQAKLEHEYIHNFKVLQAAFKKMGVDKIIAVERLVKGKFQDNFEFIQWFKKFFDANYDGKEYNPLLARQGQDVTPPPNPGPKSTPNPARLSNVPSSILRKNSPAARNGGPEADAQILELNQQLMDLKLTVDGLEKERDFYFSKLRDIELICQEHENENSPIITGIVSVLYATEEGFAPPEDDELEEQQPEDQDEY; translated from the exons ATGGAAACGCAGCG CTGGGGCATGGCCGTCAATGTGTACTCCACCTCGGTGACCAGCGAGAACCTGAGCCGCCACGACATGCTGGCCTGGGTCAACGACTCCCTGCAGCTCAACTACACCAAGATcgagcagctctgctcag gggccGCCTACTGCCAGTTCATGGACATGCTGTTCCCCGGCTGCGTCCACCTGCGGAAGGTGAAGTTCCAGGCCAAGCTGGAGCACGAGTACATCCACAACTTTAAGGTGCTGCAGGCCGCCTTCAAGAAGATGGGAGTGGACAAA ATCATCGCGGTGGAGAGGCTGGTGAAAGGCAAGTTCCAGGACAACTTCGAGTTCATCCAGTGGTTCAAGAAGTTCTTTGACGCCAACTACGACGGGAAGGAGTACAACCCGCTGCTGGCACGGCAGGGCCAGGACGTCACGCCCCCCCCAAACCCAG GCCCCAAGAGCACGCCTAACCCGGCCCGCCTCAGCAACGTCCCCAGCAGCATCCTCCGGAAAAACTCCCCCGCCGCCCGCAACGGGGGCCCCGAGGCCGACGCGCAGATCCTGGAGCTCAACCAGCAG CTGATGGATCTGAAGTTGACAGTGGACGGGCTGGAGAAGGAGCGGGATTTCTACTTCAGCAAACTGCGGGACATCGAGCTGATCTGCCAGGAGCACGAGAACGAAAACAGCCCCATCATCACGGGCATCGTCAGCGTCCTCTACGCCACGGAG GAGGGTTTCGCTCCGCCAGAGGACGAcgagctggaggagcagcagccagaggacCAGGATGAGTACTAG
- the MAPRE3 gene encoding microtubule-associated protein RP/EB family member 3 isoform X5 produces METQRWGMAVNVYSTSVTSENLSRHDMLAWVNDSLQLNYTKIEQLCSGAAYCQFMDMLFPGCVHLRKVKFQAKLEHEYIHNFKVLQAAFKKMGVDKIIAVERLVKGKFQDNFEFIQWFKKFFDANYDGKEYNPLLARQGQDVTPPPNPVPQRTSPTGPKSTPNPARLSNVPSSILRKNSPAARNGGPEADAQILELNQQLMDLKLTVDGLEKERDFYFSKLRDIELICQEHENENSPIITGIVSVLYATEEGFAPPEDDELEEQQPEDQDEY; encoded by the exons ATGGAAACGCAGCG CTGGGGCATGGCCGTCAATGTGTACTCCACCTCGGTGACCAGCGAGAACCTGAGCCGCCACGACATGCTGGCCTGGGTCAACGACTCCCTGCAGCTCAACTACACCAAGATcgagcagctctgctcag gggccGCCTACTGCCAGTTCATGGACATGCTGTTCCCCGGCTGCGTCCACCTGCGGAAGGTGAAGTTCCAGGCCAAGCTGGAGCACGAGTACATCCACAACTTTAAGGTGCTGCAGGCCGCCTTCAAGAAGATGGGAGTGGACAAA ATCATCGCGGTGGAGAGGCTGGTGAAAGGCAAGTTCCAGGACAACTTCGAGTTCATCCAGTGGTTCAAGAAGTTCTTTGACGCCAACTACGACGGGAAGGAGTACAACCCGCTGCTGGCACGGCAGGGCCAGGACGTCACGCCCCCCCCAAACCCAG TCCCCCAGAGGACCTCCCCCACAGGCCCCAAGAGCACGCCTAACCCGGCCCGCCTCAGCAACGTCCCCAGCAGCATCCTCCGGAAAAACTCCCCCGCCGCCCGCAACGGGGGCCCCGAGGCCGACGCGCAGATCCTGGAGCTCAACCAGCAG CTGATGGATCTGAAGTTGACAGTGGACGGGCTGGAGAAGGAGCGGGATTTCTACTTCAGCAAACTGCGGGACATCGAGCTGATCTGCCAGGAGCACGAGAACGAAAACAGCCCCATCATCACGGGCATCGTCAGCGTCCTCTACGCCACGGAG GAGGGTTTCGCTCCGCCAGAGGACGAcgagctggaggagcagcagccagaggacCAGGATGAGTACTAG
- the MAPRE3 gene encoding microtubule-associated protein RP/EB family member 3 isoform X3, producing the protein METQRWGMAVNVYSTSVTSENLSRHDMLAWVNDSLQLNYTKIEQLCSGAAYCQFMDMLFPGCVHLRKVKFQAKLEHEYIHNFKVLQAAFKKMGVDKIIAVERLVKGKFQDNFEFIQWFKKFFDANYDGKEYNPLLARQGQDVTPPPNPGDQIFNKSKKPIGTAGPKSTPNPARLSNVPSSILRKNSPAARNGGPEADAQILELNQQLMDLKLTVDGLEKERDFYFSKLRDIELICQEHENENSPIITGIVSVLYATEEGFAPPEDDELEEQQPEDQDEY; encoded by the exons ATGGAAACGCAGCG CTGGGGCATGGCCGTCAATGTGTACTCCACCTCGGTGACCAGCGAGAACCTGAGCCGCCACGACATGCTGGCCTGGGTCAACGACTCCCTGCAGCTCAACTACACCAAGATcgagcagctctgctcag gggccGCCTACTGCCAGTTCATGGACATGCTGTTCCCCGGCTGCGTCCACCTGCGGAAGGTGAAGTTCCAGGCCAAGCTGGAGCACGAGTACATCCACAACTTTAAGGTGCTGCAGGCCGCCTTCAAGAAGATGGGAGTGGACAAA ATCATCGCGGTGGAGAGGCTGGTGAAAGGCAAGTTCCAGGACAACTTCGAGTTCATCCAGTGGTTCAAGAAGTTCTTTGACGCCAACTACGACGGGAAGGAGTACAACCCGCTGCTGGCACGGCAGGGCCAGGACGTCACGCCCCCCCCAAACCCAGGTGATCAGATCTTCAACAAATCCAAGAAACCCATTGGCACTGCAG GCCCCAAGAGCACGCCTAACCCGGCCCGCCTCAGCAACGTCCCCAGCAGCATCCTCCGGAAAAACTCCCCCGCCGCCCGCAACGGGGGCCCCGAGGCCGACGCGCAGATCCTGGAGCTCAACCAGCAG CTGATGGATCTGAAGTTGACAGTGGACGGGCTGGAGAAGGAGCGGGATTTCTACTTCAGCAAACTGCGGGACATCGAGCTGATCTGCCAGGAGCACGAGAACGAAAACAGCCCCATCATCACGGGCATCGTCAGCGTCCTCTACGCCACGGAG GAGGGTTTCGCTCCGCCAGAGGACGAcgagctggaggagcagcagccagaggacCAGGATGAGTACTAG
- the DPYSL5 gene encoding dihydropyrimidinase-related protein 5, with protein MLANAATMRILIKGGKVVNDDCTLEADVYIENGIIQQVGRELMIPGGAKVIDATGKLVIPGGIDTSTHFHQTFMNATCVDDFYHGTKAALVGGTTMIIGHVLPDKETSLLDAYEKCRSLADPKVCCDYALHMGITWWAPKVKAEMETLVREKGVNSFQMFMTYKDLYMLRDSELYQVFRACRDFGAIARVHAENGELVAEGAKEALELGITGPEGIEISRPEELEAEATHRVITIANRTHCPVYLVNVSSMSAGDVIANAKMQGKVVYAETTTAHATLTGLHYYHQDWFHAAAYVTVPPLRLDTNTSAYLMSLLANDTLNVVASDHRPFSTKQKAMGKEDFTKIPHGVSGVQDRMNIIWERGVVGGKMDENRFVAVTSSNAAKLHNLYPRKGRIIPGADADVVVWDPEATKTISASTQVQGGEINLYENMRCHGVPLVTISRGRVVYENGVFMCAEGTGKFCPLRSFPDSVYKKLVQREKSLKLRGVDRTPYLGDVAVVVHAGKKETGTPLADTPTRPATRHGGMRDLHESSFSLSGSQIDDHVPKRASARILAPPGGRSSGIW; from the exons ATGCTCGCCAACGCGGCCACCATGCGGATCCTCATCAAGGGGGGGAAGGTGGTGAACGACGACTGCACGCTGGAGGCGGACGTCTACATCGAGAACGGCATCATCCAGCAAGTCGGCCGCGAGCTCATGATCCCTGGCGGGGCCAAGGTCATCGACGCCACCGGCAAGCTCGTCATCCCGGGCGGCATCGACACCAGCACCCACTTCCACCAGACGTTCATGAACGCCACCTGCGTGGATGACTTCTACCATGGCACCAAG GCAGCCCTGGTGGGAGGGACGACGATGATCATCGGCCACGTGCTGCCCGACAAGGAGACCTCGCTGCTGGACGCCTACGAGAAGTGCCGCAGCCTGGCCGACCCCAAGGTCTGCTGCGACTACGCCCTGCACATGGGCATCACTTGGTGGGCGCCCAAG GTGAAGGCAGAGATGGAGACGCTGGTGCGGGAGAAGGGGGTGAACTCCTTCCAGATGTTCATGACCTACAAGGACCTGTACATGCTGCGGGACAGCGAGCTCTACCAGGTCTTCCGCGCCTGCCGTGACTTCGGGGCCATCGCCCGGGTGCACGCTGAGAACGGCGAGCTGGTGGCCGAG GGAGCCAAGGAGGCGCTGGAGCTGGGCATCACGGGGCCGGAGGGCATCGAGATCAGCCGGCCTGAAGAG CTGGAGGCCGAGGCCACGCACCGCGTCATCACCATCGCCAACAGG ACCCACTGCCCCGTCTACCTGGTGAACGTCTCCAGCATGTCGGCCGGGGACGTCATCGCCAACGCCAAGATGCAAG GGAAGGTGGTGTACGCGGAGACGACCACGGCGCACGCCACGCTCACCGGGCTGCACTACTACCACCAGGACTGGTTCCACGCCGCCGCCTACGTGACGGTGCCGCCCCTGCGCCTGGACACCAACACCTCCGCCTACCTCATGAGCCTGCTCGCCAA CGACACCCTGAACGTCGTGGCCTCCGACCACCGGCCCTTCAGCACCAAGCAGAAGGCCATGGGCAAGGAGGACTTCACCAAGATCCCACACGGTGTCAGCGGGGTGCAGGACCGCATGAACATCATCTGGGAGCGGGGCGTG GTCGGGGGCAAGATGGACGAGAACCGCTTCGTGGCCGTGACCAGCTCGAACGCCGCCAAGCTGCACAACCTGTACCCCCGCAAGGGCCGGATCATCCCCGGGGCCGACGCCGACGTCGTGGTGTGGGACCCCGAGGCCACCAA GACCATCTCGGCCAGCACCCAAGTGCAGGGCGGGGAAATCAACCTGTACGAGAACATGCGCTGCCACGGGGTGCCCCTGGTCACCATCAGCCGCGGGCGCGTGGTCTACGAGAACGGCGTCTTCATGTGCGCCGAGGGCACCGGCAAGTTCTGCCCCCTCCGCTCCTTCCCGGACTCCGTCTACAAGAAGCTGGTGCAGCGGGAGAAG AGTTTAAAGCTCAGGGGCGTGGATCGCACCCCGTACCTGGGGGACGTGGCCGTGGTTGTGCatgcagggaaaaaagagaCGGGGACGCCCCTTGCAGATACGCCCACCCGGCCTGCCACGCGACACGGGGGCATGAGGGACCTGCACGAGTCCAGCTTCAGCCTGTCCG GTTCGCAGATCGATGACCACGTTCCAAAGCGAGCTTCGGCCCGGATTCTCGCTCCCCCCGGAGGCCGGTCTAGCGGCATTTGGTAA